Below is a window of Carettochelys insculpta isolate YL-2023 chromosome 4, ASM3395843v1, whole genome shotgun sequence DNA.
CTCCAGTTAAGCAACCTTCACGGCACATCCAGACATCTTCGGGGGACCATCTGCTCACTACCCCACAGGTCGCATACCTCAGGGTGGCCGGGAGAgtgggcacagacagggcatGCCACgagcctcaccaggctggctcagaTGGGTTAgtttgaaacaggcactattcctcatggaatgaggtttacataGTCTGAAATAAgccaatggctattttgaaattatttcaaaatagttgcattgtatagatgctacctaagttatttcaaaataacttagttATTTAGACATTGCCTTCAGGACCCACCCACTTCTTTCTGACAAGTGTTAGCTATTTATAATCACTAGAAGCTAACAAAACTAATAGCAGTGCATGAGGGTGGTGGACCTCTAAAAAATCTAAGGTTACAAGGCACCTACTTACAGTGGTGAATATGACAAGAAGCACGTGTGCTGGAGGGTGAATAAAGGAGTCAAGGAGCCATCAGAGTAAATGAGAAGGCTGTAGTTGGGCATAGGTATTGTGGCCAGCTCATTCCCCTTCCCCATACTAcctgagagggaggaagggagggaaggacAAGAACCCTAGAGGAAGAGGCAGAACAATACATATGAAGTGACAAAGGCCTGCTGCAGTTACAGTAAATTTAAGTAACTGCTCCTATGTTCTGAGAGCCCTTTTACCGAGCCAAGACTTCAGTAAAAGGCTTCCTCCTTCTGCCCTCCTAAAAAATTCTTGACTTGCAAAGTCATGTCCATCTCCCACCCCAAAATAAGTGTATGGAAGCAGATTATAAACAGCATCCATGCTGTGTAAATCTAATAACATTTAATGTAAATGGTGTCAGCCATTACACTTCTGACAGAAAAATGCTCAAGAGCAAGTACCACCATTTACATTCTTTTTCCTATTGTTTTCACCCAACGCATAAGACACTCACCTTGAAATTTATTCAGTGTATTAGTTTGAGAAACTCATCTCCATGGTTCTATGCTTTTCTGTCATATGTTAATTCCAGCTTGGCTCTGCTCACTATTTAAATGCTGCTAGATGGTAAAATGACTCATCTGCATTATCCAGAATCAGATTTGGTCTTTTTTGCCACAGTGAAGCACTACAGAATGCTGGCTGAAAGCACCATTCCTTGTTTTTGTTGAAAAGGGttaaacaaatacaaaacaacaacaaatctaCCAGGAAAGTGGttagatttttattttgttttagagTGGGGGGATATTGTCCAAAGAGGTGTTTCAAATAAGATCTTTTCCAAGATTTTAAGCACAAAATTATGGTCTCTTTCTGCAAACAGTAACAAATGTAGTATTACAAATGAATATATTCTACTGAAGGCTCCAATACTGAATCTGTATGTGTGGTGTGTACAAACTGATGTAGTAGAATACTGAACAGCATACCCACATtctcattttaaataaatataatttaaatggATGAATGAATCCTACGTCCAATATTCCTTTAGCATAAACTTCAAAAAATACAGAACTTTTTGCAGTATACCAATATACTCAAAATCCTGTCAGCACAGGTTCAAAATATAGATATTTTCAAAGGGTTTTATATTACAATGATTATGAATTATTGGTAATGTACTTTTCacaaaataacttaaaagtgagAAGAACTTATAAAGATGGTGTAAATCTAAATACATGTATTTTATCCTATTAAATTTAATTCAAAATGCCACCTCTCAGATAGCAGATATTATCCACGGAACTCTAAACACTTTATTTATAAAGTCTAATACTATCACTTAAGATGCAGACAATAAGGCAGAGGTAAATCATCATGCCCAACATTACAGTGTAGACCCTCAGCCTGCGTGTGTTAGGAAAACTTGACAGTGCAAACTTTTCTGCAGGGTAATATAGTATGTCAGCTATTCTCCCTTACCATAGGcaattttttcctccttttcctaCAAGTGTAAGTGAATTTTAGCAGTTAGAAAAAGGAAGGTAAGGCACAGTTCAAGCTTTCCAAGTCAGTTCTTTGCAACGTACCTCAATCTTATGATTCCAGTTTTAACCTATTTACTTTGTCTACCTGACTGCTACTTCTTCTAGAAAGACTTCTGGACACCCCCTCTGAACAGATGCATTGACCAACTCTGTGCTCCAATGGAATAGTCAGCCCTCTAACTTAACTGTGTACTGTCTTATATGGTTGCCTGAGCACTTCTTGGTGGCAAGTCTGTTGCCTGATCCTCTGCTGGCAGGAATCTACTGACGTTAATTGAACTACACTGATTCAGGCCAACTGAGGAGCTGATCCTGGGTCTTCACCCCTTGGGATAATATTCAGTGAAGTAAGCTTAATAATTTTCACCTTCTCAGACTTCCATAGAACCTATTTTCCCTTCAACTTACAATAGCTAATCTCTGAAGTACTCTGAATGGGACCTAAAAGACAGAGAGCCCTTTTACTCATCCACACAGAAGGCACAAGATGTGGGGCTTTCCTCATAACTTTTTGTATAAAaagttctctttccttttttggtTGAGTTCTTCATAAAAATCCAGAGACACCTAAGAAGCTGTCTCAATAATTCTTTAACAAAAAGTAAAGTGTTGAAGCAACCCTCTCAACAGCATCAACTATTTGGGAAAACAGATGTCACAAAAAAAGGCAGCAATTAAAAGTGATATCAGCGAAATGGAGCACCTTTTGCCCgctccatgcacatgccccacaTGCCCCACCATTTGGTAGGTcaagcatggggcagcagcagcagtggaggtaGCTCCTCCTGTGGCTCAAACTGTGGCTCCAGGCAGCGGCTCCAACTGCGTGGTGCCTCTAGTAGTGGTAGGACgcctccagtgagtcactggcagtttgcatGGGGTGGGGATGCCTGGGGGTGATTGTTAAAtgtcttttggacaccactgatctaggCTGTTCCACGAAAGGGGTAAAGAAACATCAGGTCTTGGCATGTGAAATAAAAAACACACTAAAAATAAATGTAGAAATCTTCCAGGCATTCCTTTATACACAGTAAGACAAGGAACAGAAAGGGGGAGCACATCCTCTACCTTCCCTATCTTTGTAGGCTGCCTTTAAAGACAGTTTCTTGATTTATGACAGagcttttcaaccttttttcatctgtGAATCCCtaaaaatttcaaatttcataaaacTGCAAATCCTTTTCGAAATCATAGGCAAAGTTCACAGATCCCCTGGGGGTCCACAGGTTGAAAATCATTGATTTACGAGAATGTTTGAGATGACAGATATGAAAGTGATTCAGTCATGGAGAAAATGCAAGAGGTCTGGGGCGCCACAAGTCATCCCTCCCATCAAAAGACAGTGAGAGAGCAGACCAAAAGCACAGCCCCCTTTAAATCACAGAACACCAACAAAAACAGCAAGTGAGACAGGAGACTGTTACTCCTCTTCTGTGGCAGTTGAATGAGGGCAAGAACtgactccccgcccccgccccgaaGCACAAATACGCCAGATACCCATACCTAATTTTTTCTCTTCCCCACTCAAGAGCCTCTAGAGCTGTTGTTTCTGATTCCCATGAACCTAGGGTAAGACGTAGGGAGTAGGTTAATGGAGAAAGTATGGGAATAAACACACAGTATTGCTGCTTAGTGAAACAGTGAGCTAATTTCCATTCTGCTTACTAGCTTGATATTTCTCTCATGCATCAATTTTTGACCTTCTCAGAAAGTAGACTGGATGTATACCAAGATGCAGACTCTACTTCTATAAATTAAAAGCTAACATTGCCTAGTTCATCTCTACATCCACACATTGAATTCTACTTATAAATATCATTGACATAAcccataaaaagtttgctttaTAGTTGCACAAGCATTCTTGTATACCTTCAAGTTTTCCACGCACAGATCTGGAGTCACAAATAAAGCCTAGCAACTCCTATAAAAATATGAATTCACTGGATATGCATGAATTTAATAACTGATTTCTCTGAGGACCCGTAATAATTTCAGTATCTGTTTGAAGCACTAAGAGCACCAAGTCTAGAGCTCTGCGCCATGCCTCCACCTTGGGCGTAACATTATCAAATATCTTTGTAGCCTCCTCATGACCAAAGTCCACCAACAGCTGATCTCCTTTATGGAACTCTTCCAGAATATATGCTGAAGGAGAGCCACAGTCTGCTGCTTTTCTGAGATGATGGTCTATGGAAGTGTTTGCTTCCAATTCTGATGCATAATTAGCAGAGTTACACATGACTCTTGAAAGGTACTGATACCAACCACTTGCCAGAGCTTTAAGCACAACCAGTTTATACTGCGTCAAAGATTTTGTCAGCCAGCAAGACGACATGTAAAATTCTCCTAAAGAGTTTTTATCTGCTTGTTTTACACATTGTTCTTCAAGCTTCTGAAGACGAATGAGACACAGTAGTTCAACAGCACCACCTCCAGGAAAAACTTTCTGTTCAGTTAGTGCATGGTGCAGGCGATGAGCACAACTCCAGAACTGATCTTCAGTGATTTGCATCTTTGAAGTTATTGTGTTACTAAGCATAGCTGTTAGCAGATGAACTCTTTCAGCTTTTATACTGATTGGCACTTTGTTATTTAATTCAATTGTACTTGCATCATCAGTTCTCCAGAAGTCTACCCAGACACCATTACCCACGCAATGACTATTTACCTGGGAAAGATATGTCACCAGCTGCACTCCTATGCCCTTTCCAAAAGCATGGAGCACACTGTGAGTTACTGGATGGATTATCAATATGTTATTCAGGATGCAACTTTCCATTAAACTTTCACACACATTTCCTGTCACCAAAATTAAGTTTACTTTTGACTGTATTAAAATATCTAACATCCAATTTACCCATAAACTTTCTGAGCTTCTTTCTTGTAAACTTACACTTTCCGATATTGTTCTGACATTTGATGGTCTATTAAATCCCAAGTGGCGATACTTTTCCATTAGATCGCCATCTACAAGAAGAATCTGAAGTGGTCTGTCCCGAAGTTGTTTGACAACAGTGGCTTTCTCTGGTGATACTAAAGTGATATACCCTGGACCCACACAAGAATAATTTTCAGACAATCCTGGTAAACAGCATGTCACAACTTCTGCAATATTAAATTGAGAAGAACCTTTGTGATCAGCTATTTGTTGCTGGCACCTGACAATATTCTGCACCAATTTCATGCTAGACTGATTCCCATGGCTAAGAGCCATGGCCAATTGTCCAAAATCATTACATTCATAAGGACATGTGGCAGGCTCAGTGGGAGGACTCCCAGAATTGTCTGCTTCACGTGGACAATGGCCTTTTCCTGGAGTGTTAAAATATCTACTGTGAGTTAATCTTGTTCTTTTGTTCCAGCTGGATGCAATCAAATTGTTACCAGGAACTGCAGGCATAATTTTATTGCCCACTGGGTCAACCGATGAGGGTGCAAAATAGTTTGCAGTGCATAGTTGTGAATTCACACATTTGTTATGAGGAGCACAAGGGCTTGCTTGATGAAAATGAAGACCTTCTGGAACACGTTCTTTTTCAGATATTGGAACGTCTTTAAGAATAGGACTGCCAAAACTGTTAGCTCCAATATCAGGAATTTTATTTTCAATAATTTGGGGCCCCAGACTTCGAGAGCTGAAGTGAATGGGAACAGATTTGGGACTTTTATATAAATCATGTACTGATAACTGAAGACACTTGACTTCTTCACTGCAAGAGTTCAATCCTTCAGACATCACAGATACTATCAGCGAAACAGGAACATTCTGCTGAAGGCATTCAAGTACAGCATTGCTCCATGCACTAACAAGAAATAACAGGGTAGTCATCCCAGTTTTATATTCTTTGCTCTGTGCCTGAACTGTTTCATTAAGAAGTTGTCCCACTGCACTAGTTAAATCCAAACTTTCAAGCAATCTAACTGCAGAGCAAGTCAAAGCACTCTCACCAGTGCTTACATCTACAATGAACTTACATAATTTTATGGGTCCTAAAAGTGTTCTTCCTACTGACGCTAATGCTGAAAGCTGTTGAAGTCCAACATGACGTCTTCTGTTCACATTTTGGAAAGCCATGATCACAGTCAATATCTGTAAACAAAATACAAGTTTATTGTTTCTGTCCTTACTGTTGCTTTACTTCGTATATCACAAAAAATTAATACTATACAgcatataattaaaaaaattaactgaaCAGAAATGAGGTGATGTAGTTTAACACTGCCTGTATTGTATCATTGCCTTGTTTGTTGTTCAGACTGTGTCAAGGTCTTACTATAAAACCTAATAATTTACAGCAGACGCTCTCAGCTTACCCCAAGATTTCAACTCACTCCTCTGAATCCTATATGTACCCCTAACAGCTATGAGGACACAGATTTCTAAATGTGAGTAAGGGGAAATCTCAGCCCATGAAGACTCCCAGGTCTCTCATACCCCATCAGGGCAAAACCCAGGTCTTCTACTTTtggaaaatgttcatttttaccTTTAAATGCAGTGAGAAGTGGCTACAAAGAGCAACCAACTATCATCCCCATCTggatgtgtgcttgaaagctagttccccttttcttttaatcaaatagtggcatttaataaaatacatatgagtgtaaccctggagTGGTCTCCAGTGGAAAACAGGAGAACAGCATTCATACCAGCATTAAAAACAAATTCCAACACTGTCAATTACAAAATGTTCACCTAAAGTTTCCATTGACATTCTAACTGAAGAAAATATTCCTCACTTAGgacttgtctacgcttgccccgcaacttcgaagggggaatgttaatcagggcaatgggagattactaatgaagtgctgcagtgaaaacgcaacacttcattaggctaattctcccctgcagcaacttcaaagtggtggCATGCGTGTAACTacaggcacttccaagtggctatgctacttcgaagtgcctttactcctcaaaaaaatttttgttaatctttaacatTTTTCTACACAACAAAAATTTTAATCAATTTTCCAGCTCTTAGTATATCATGAAGTGAtagttgaaattaaaaaaaaaaaaaaaaatcactgacctGTCTGTCTGCGAGTACACATTCCCACACACATGCCCATCAATAGCAGCTGCATAGTTACTGGAAAACAGtaagtgaaggaaaaaaaaataggtacTAGTTTACTATGAGCAACACAGATTAACAGGAATTTTACCCACCTACCTCAAGCATATTGTTCTTTGGAGACCTGCAGTCTCTCATGCACTGCTGCAGTATTTAGTGAAGACATTACCTACACCAATTGAAGAGCTTTTCCAGTCAGCACAAGTACACCACCTCTCCCAGAGGTATGCCTGTGTTGGTAGGAGAAGCTTTCCCCAAAATCTTAGAAGACCATATTCCCTTTTCACTCAGTCACATAGTCAGGGTGTTGGGCAACAACGTACTTAGGTGGCTAGCCCAAGGTGCCATCTGTACCACCACAGCCACCCTGCTCTCCTTAGCATGTATGTTTTGGTGGGCTTAACATGGGTCTAACTAGCTGCCTTCAGCAACTGTATAGCCTACCCTACAACATCCTaaacccaccagcagctgcagaaacatGGGACTGTCTGTTCAGGATGAATTCCCTTCAAACATGGCCAGAATGACATAAAGGAGATGCATAGTTCAACGAAGAGCTgcatcctctttttttaaaagaatgcctAGAATCTGTATTATAATTTTGCATGGGGGTAGCAAATTTCACAGTgaagtaaacccttgatttaacagactaatgggggaaggggtgtcagttaatgccaaaagtccattatatccaaatggttatattGTATGGTGATGCACTGACGttcccagcccaccactcactcctgtcctctgctcttCACcttcctctctccagccccattcttcccctcacacctccatctcccaatTACCAAGGAAGGAGCTGAATGCGGGTCTggatccttccacctcctgcacctctcagcaccacggctcctccagcccctggcttcgaGCCACCCGTGCAAATGTAGAGCGCGGCTTCTCtccagcctccgacaccatggctgtgCCTGGCACCATTGCAGCTGGGGATGATGGCACAGACAGTGTCCGTTATATCAGAGTCCATTaagtcgagggtttactgtatctcaaAACTAAGATAACCAGATAACAATTGTTCAAAATCTGAACACTTTTCAAGGAGAATGGGGATGATGCATTGCCCATATAAAAGAAAACTCCCAGTAACAACAGGACGTCTAGCCAGCCCTAAACACAGGGAGCACTGGCAAGGTGAGCGGGCTGCAGACTGCCTCCAATGCCCTCGCCAAGCCCCAGCCGCACAGAACAGGACAGCCTCTCCTAAATCACTGGGGCCAGCGCCCGAGCCTCGGCAGCCTGCCAGTGTTTCCCAGAAGGGGCCGCAGCTGCGCGCTGTACCAGCGCAGACAGGGAAGACAGCGCAGGAACCAAGCGACACACCGCGGTCAGGGATTACAGCAgacctggctcagcagcagaagCCTCCCCCGGCCACGCGCTTGGCAAGAGGAGTACGGACCCCGCCTAGCCGCACCCCCGAAGTGCCTCCTCCAAGAACCCGCGCCGAGGTGCCTCAGCTGGGCCGGGGACTCGCTGCTCAGGCGCTGCCCCACAACCCGCAGCAATAGCTCACTCCCGCGCATTCACCGCAGGTGGTCTCTCCCCGCCCGCGCAGGGGCTGGCCTAGAAGCGGGATGAGACAAGGCCTCGTTAACACGTGGACCCCGGCGGGAGTTCCCGGCGCTGCCCCTGTCTCGACCGATCCTCCCACCTCAGCGGGCTGGTAGCCAGCGCCCCGCCCCCACTACTGACCGCTCTCCGCCACCCGCCCCGCGCGCTGGGGAGGGGCGCTCTGGCTCCAGACAAATGCCGCACGAGCGGGACTTCCGCCCTTCCCAGGAGAGCGCAGGCGCCGCAGCTCCCAACAGCCGCAGAACAGGAGGATTTGTTGCCGGGACAACGACGCCTGCGTTTCTCGCGTATCCAAGCCGAAGGGCCACGGGGCGTTTGATGTGACCTCACAACGTCCGTCGCCCCTGACTGGTCCCGGccgtggaggtgggtggggcttcGGGGGCGTTCTCGCTGGTCATTGGACGGGCCCAGCTGCCGCAGCTCGGTTCAGAAGGTGCAGCTGGCACAACAGTCCGGGGTGAGCGGGAGACCAGCTCGCTTTAGCCCCACCGAGCACCCCGCGAACCCCGGCGCTGCGTGACAGATGGTGAGTGTGCGCGTGCTCGTCCCGCCGCTCGTGGTACCAATAGCACCCCTCTCCGCTACCCAAGCTCTTCTTCCGGCCCGGCGGAGATCCGCCGCCAGCCCCGGGCCTGGGCCGCGTGCAGATCAGCTGGGCCAAGCCGCTCTGGAGGGGGAAGTGCCCGGCTGGCTGGTGGCAAACAAGCTGCTGCCCGCGGCTCCGACCCGTGTGGTGCGAGAGGGTCGCTCTGAGCGCTGGTTGGTGCAGttgtttttaaacctgttaccatCACGTTCTAGACACCCTGCCAAGGGGTTCAGATCGGCCCCCTTAAGCTCTGCTCAGATAGGTTGCAAATGGCTAGGGGTAGGAATGTGAGTCATTGGTCTTGACACTTCAAAGAGTTGGTTTGctgctgtcccccccccccctttttttttttttgttttaaagtcatGAGGATACCCGAGAATCGGCAACTTTACAATACTTGTATATGCTCCTGGAGTGGATGTAAGCATCTGTTGGAATCAGCCTAGTTGTTACTCTGAACTACAGAGAGGCcacctctacactagcccactgctttcggaaggggcatggtaatgagcaagttgggaagatgctaatgaggcgctgccatgagtatgcaatacctcattagcataatagccgccacacacaattcgaaagtacccctttcaaaatgcacagtgcccatgtagacggggcctttcgaaaggacccccctcgactttgaaagctccttctccTATTTgggtttgggaagaaggagcttttgaagtctggggaggggtcctttcaaaacgccaccattatgctaatgaggtgcaacaTGTCAAATTCTACTTATAGGTAAGAAACTTGTCCTACTAAGTGCAAACTTCAACTTTTCTTGTAATAACTTATTTACTTTTCTAGCCCATAAAGTTTGAACTTCTGACTAATACAGCTTCTCAGATTAacgcaactgctgcccctgacaggagtggaagCCACgaatcaggctgccatccctgcagAGTAGGGAAACCgctcctgactcttggctgcaccccctgacaggagtggtttctgaGACacaggtcctgcaagtggtgggaagctgggaaccaggctgtcccttggttccctgctcctgcaagcccaggaacacaacccccttGTAACTTGAGGATTTAGTGTACTGTTCTTTCGTGAACCTAGGGCTACTCAAGAACAAGGACAGGGACAGTCTGAAGCCTCTTGtgctcagagatgctttggaatTTGCTATTCCTGTTGCGGAATTGTactccaggggaaaaaaaaagaggaggagggaaTACAATTCTCTATTGAACTGTGCCACCTTTAAATTGCTCTGCCAGTGTAAAATGGACAGAAAAGAACTTATGGAATACACCCTGCATAAGTGTCTCCTGGATAGCAAGCCACTTTTCACCTCTCTTACTGCTAGCGACTTAAAGGTGTTTTAGAGCTATACGCTGTATTGTGGGCATTTTCTGGTTTCTGTGGCCCAAAGTTCTGGTGAAAGCTCTAATTTAACCAGAAGTGAGGCAGCGCCCCCAAATAACCGCAAACTAAGTGCTCCTGTTTCTGAGCTGAACACAAGTATTAAAGCATGCTTGAGTCATACTCAAGGGCATGCTATATTGCTGGTCATGACCATGAAGATAGCATCTGCTCATGTTTTGAAGTTTAAATTAGTGACATGCAGTAAACTGAAGCAGTAGTCAAGAAACACAAACATCCTATCATCTAAGTGGTAGGCTAACATTGCCACTAAAAAAAATGACAGTTTGTATGAACAGTGTTATTTATTTTCTTGTTGTTCTGGCAGAAACATCTAgctaatcatagaacactaggactggaagggacctcgagaggccatcgagtccagccccctaccccaatggcaggaccaagtactatctaaaccatccctgtagacatctatctaacctgttcttaaatatctccactgatggaaattccacaacctcccttggcaatttatacCACTGTtcgaccgccctgacagttaggaactttttcctaatgtccaacctaaacctcccttgctgcagtttaagcccgttgcctcttgttctaacctcagaggccaagaagaacaagttttctccttcctccttatgactcccttttagatacctgaaaaccattatcatgtctcccctcaatcttctcttttccaaactaaacaagcccaattctttcaactttttttcataggtcacattctctagacctttaatcattcttgtcgctcttttctggaccctctctagtttctccacatcttttttgaactgcggtgcccagaactggacacaatactccagctgaggcctaaccagtgcagagtagagcggaagaatgacttctcgtgtcttgttcacaacacacctgttaatgcatcccagaatcatgtttgctttttctgcatgCCTAAGCTCAATACTTTTCCTTTGGGATGATTCCTGAATATCTGAGTGAAAGGATT
It encodes the following:
- the BBS12 gene encoding chaperonin-containing T-complex member BBS12 isoform X2 is translated as MQLLLMGMCVGMCTRRQTDIDCDHGFPKCEQKTSCWTSTAFSISVSRKNTFRTHKIIAWSNAVLECLQQNVPVSLIVSVMSEGLNSCSEEVKCLQLSVHDLYKSPKSVPIHFSSRSLGPQIIENKIPDIGANSFGSPILKDVPISEKERVPEGLHFHQASPCAPHNKCVNSQLCTANYFAPSSVDPVGNKIMPAVPGNNLIASSWNKRTRLTHSRYFNTPGKGHCPREADNSGSPPTEPATCPYECNDFGQLAMALSHGNQSSMKLVQNIVRCQQQIADHKGSSQFNIAEVVTCCLPGLSENYSCVGPGYITLVSPEKATVVKQLRDRPLQILLVDGDLMEKYRHLGFNRPSNVRTISESVSLQERSSESLWVNWMLDILIQSKVNLILVTGNVCESLMESCILNNILIIHPVTHSVLHAFGKGIGVQLVTYLSQVNSHCVGNGVWVDFWRTDDASTIELNNKVPISIKAERVHLLTAMLSNTITSKMQITEDQFWSCAHRLHHALTEQKVFPGGGAVELLCLIRLQKLEEQCVKQADKNSLGEFYMSSCWLTKSLTQYKLVVLKALASGWYQYLSRVMCNSANYASELEANTSIDHHLRKAADCGSPSAYILEEFHKGDQLLVDFGHEEATKIFDNVTPKVEAWRRALDLVLLVLQTDTEIITGPQRNQLLNSCISSEFIFL
- the BBS12 gene encoding chaperonin-containing T-complex member BBS12 isoform X1 yields the protein MAFQNVNRRRHVGLQQLSALASVGRTLLGPIKLCKFIVDVSTGESALTCSAVRLLESLDLTSAVGQLLNETVQAQSKEYKTGMTTLLFLVSAWSNAVLECLQQNVPVSLIVSVMSEGLNSCSEEVKCLQLSVHDLYKSPKSVPIHFSSRSLGPQIIENKIPDIGANSFGSPILKDVPISEKERVPEGLHFHQASPCAPHNKCVNSQLCTANYFAPSSVDPVGNKIMPAVPGNNLIASSWNKRTRLTHSRYFNTPGKGHCPREADNSGSPPTEPATCPYECNDFGQLAMALSHGNQSSMKLVQNIVRCQQQIADHKGSSQFNIAEVVTCCLPGLSENYSCVGPGYITLVSPEKATVVKQLRDRPLQILLVDGDLMEKYRHLGFNRPSNVRTISESVSLQERSSESLWVNWMLDILIQSKVNLILVTGNVCESLMESCILNNILIIHPVTHSVLHAFGKGIGVQLVTYLSQVNSHCVGNGVWVDFWRTDDASTIELNNKVPISIKAERVHLLTAMLSNTITSKMQITEDQFWSCAHRLHHALTEQKVFPGGGAVELLCLIRLQKLEEQCVKQADKNSLGEFYMSSCWLTKSLTQYKLVVLKALASGWYQYLSRVMCNSANYASELEANTSIDHHLRKAADCGSPSAYILEEFHKGDQLLVDFGHEEATKIFDNVTPKVEAWRRALDLVLLVLQTDTEIITGPQRNQLLNSCISSEFIFL